A window of the Fibrobacter sp. UWB2 genome harbors these coding sequences:
- the pheS gene encoding phenylalanine--tRNA ligase subunit alpha: MSEAINNVKQAFDAELAQTDLTNQEAVNNLRVKYLGKKGAVTDLMKQMGSLSAEERPAYGKLVNELKVAVSEAIDKAIETANEAALQKKLASGAVDITLPGAGIAAGSTHPLYDVREEIIDFFAQMGFDVDFGRDIETDWYNFEALNTPPDHPSRDMQDTFYVDNKVMLRTHTSGTQIHYMETHKPPFRMIAPGHVFRVDNDATHAPMFQQCEGLVVDENISFADLKGVLQVFMNKLFGAGVKTRFRPSFFPFTEPSAEMDVSCVFCGGKGCRRCKGTGWMEIGGCGSVDPNVFKNCGIDAEKFTGFAFGFGLDRIAMLRHEIPEIGLLTANDQRFLSQF; this comes from the coding sequence ATGAGTGAAGCTATTAACAATGTCAAGCAGGCCTTTGATGCAGAACTTGCACAAACGGACCTCACCAATCAAGAAGCGGTCAACAATCTCCGCGTAAAGTACCTCGGCAAGAAGGGCGCCGTCACGGACCTCATGAAGCAGATGGGTTCGCTCAGCGCCGAAGAACGCCCCGCTTACGGCAAGCTCGTGAACGAACTGAAGGTTGCCGTTTCCGAAGCAATCGACAAGGCTATCGAAACCGCAAACGAAGCCGCACTCCAGAAGAAGCTCGCTAGCGGCGCTGTCGATATCACGCTCCCGGGCGCTGGCATCGCGGCCGGTTCTACGCATCCGCTGTACGACGTCCGCGAAGAAATCATCGACTTCTTTGCACAGATGGGTTTTGATGTGGACTTCGGTCGTGACATCGAAACGGATTGGTACAACTTTGAAGCTCTCAACACTCCGCCTGACCATCCGAGCCGCGACATGCAGGACACGTTCTACGTGGACAACAAGGTCATGCTCCGCACGCACACGTCGGGCACCCAGATTCACTACATGGAAACGCACAAGCCGCCTTTCCGCATGATCGCTCCGGGCCACGTGTTCCGCGTCGATAACGATGCTACCCACGCTCCGATGTTCCAGCAGTGCGAAGGTCTTGTCGTTGACGAAAACATTAGCTTCGCCGACCTCAAGGGCGTGCTCCAGGTGTTCATGAACAAACTCTTTGGCGCAGGCGTCAAGACTCGCTTCCGTCCGAGCTTCTTCCCGTTCACGGAACCGTCCGCAGAAATGGACGTAAGCTGCGTATTCTGCGGTGGCAAAGGCTGCCGTCGTTGCAAGGGCACGGGCTGGATGGAAATCGGTGGTTGCGGCTCTGTGGATCCGAACGTGTTCAAGAACTGCGGCATCGATGCTGAAAAGTTCACCGGCTTTGCATTCGGTTTCGGTCTTGACCGTATCGCCATGCTCCGCCACGAAATCCCGGAAATCGGCCTCCTCACGGCAAACGACCAACGCTTCCTCAGCCAGTTCTAA
- a CDS encoding helix-turn-helix transcriptional regulator, with amino-acid sequence MNKNNYTKIAKQLKVLADSKRLKIINLLSNSEMCASEILKAFRVSQPTLSHDMKALVDGKFVIARREGQKTFYMLNPDTIFDIQTALGDICNEDL; translated from the coding sequence ATGAATAAAAACAACTATACAAAAATTGCAAAACAGCTTAAGGTTTTGGCTGATTCCAAGCGCCTCAAAATCATCAACTTGCTATCGAACAGCGAAATGTGCGCCAGCGAAATTCTAAAGGCTTTCCGCGTATCGCAACCGACGCTTTCGCACGACATGAAGGCTCTTGTCGATGGGAAATTCGTGATTGCCCGCCGCGAGGGGCAAAAAACGTTCTACATGCTCAATCCAGATACGATTTTCGACATTCAAACAGCGCTCGGCGACATTTGCAACGAAGACTTGTAG
- a CDS encoding pilus assembly PilX N-terminal domain-containing protein, whose protein sequence is MFNKKGVSLITVLLFMLVATIAATATFKWLTSENKSSSSRMEIQEARLSANAGIQSIRAWMTNNANDVGALIKQYLLNGKQPILLNSRVAAHINRKQNFNVWLTGVTEINGHHKLKILSEGISRDNSKYTEAAIINVSGLYQVTPPEEEVEIKNIAYDYSYFGASISNHGSAKLSSMLINGNWYGNPLGIDKNIIITGNAKLSGNNVYIYGTGCFGGDLFADNGIDAANIYVAGTSKQFGTKNAIGVSNHAYFDGVLEQDQNREIRIGGNMTSNNKVKTSMGTGSAAFTIEGNLCLGPNAQVQIGGMQGTTTQYNCDFRVDGDVWITHPYSFYARDPNHGDFHEHYNKIILGNKNSSKVYIIDAYPHRDYVKLRENKTFIENSSYRQHCSNPISIGYGQYGCYNKNSNSSEREYHQWDYWHDDSRTPYGYIAPNSDMYYFYYVEPGVTDVEFKEYNNTYWKNRTAGAWESPSAMGAYFIGGKVYHKTNEPNTWAEYNYGDGFPQKRSPYCIHNNDKFRPECHVSPWFKSNGTVTHNLPSSRPIACADSVRKVCYDIWKEKPGCDGAKFKVDDILKTAYDAFEDYANKGCAKDITEMDENFVTNANSCYDTNIKDEEKKKTDLYNGYLVVKVTSTQKKDYSEGLKGKFIIIVTNKPSQMAPPPTAGINDYVFLYLQEGAGEIVGQGTDTYNYFIYTKGNVGSSSYNAADNSISPSGGILFNNATLSGSVYAEAASCSKVAALTSNKEMKFNHDLLNSLNQSRIICDASVTNCGGVATSSSSVAEPTSSASAEGAINGKDPYFISIAPQLGITLETQYKSSEDTPADAAELDPSILILPRIIYLPKDAPGTLADYYSVINLNGANEVKNASNVSCNPSIPPTGKMYTSSYLDVGTHRCEYKSQNYGDIPFYVVVSDASGDLPEVNFTERDQSLELGEEVTVSVKIDKSKAVNGKIKFDFSFGDIPSGWTVTPPSGATYIKERSGGFSGRHYYTVEVTPNASEDQIIDVLKVSTEADAQDGDIHISLTTPTEQCIIGGSKNTHHVYVRGHLYITRASISDYCDNFTCDAATLEKSHYPDCIYEGEWITVSGTGCSEIVKNDRWSCLTNTAISLVSVNESDIPSNCEIVIPTDNNSIDEPHSGESQNLYASLKHKKVELTVKLNDNKDDDTYVRVYDQMTSTEHRCTKNSTPYPCQYNIIAGAPIIISHEDYGEDKESFAFWRCSGDNCSKSTYYNDEEEFRFYSSHTITADYGVESHCYYDDFSQTTAFCDTDAENCIDTCATIIEGGQVCDPRNSKQPKSHWLMTYHNNGKGNNSNYIRPNFGSGSIFAPNNQNGNNQSGKVSVILRNKNAGQYGTMNALIQTAILASSNPNEFLNTGFIFRSNGKEHLILNVYGTSTAGKSSGDLTFRVCKVVGQAINNKNQGDCKLIPKGKDVLNVPISSTDFIKVAFTIDNKDLLTVNASVNNKAWSGELSIKDFGFNDITHTYVGFSLADPEFKIFDNGWTSASFNDQCWELPSISCSFADKYVGETVPLNEEVTPKVIISSWFTDKNCVIEYHYNGCDNATSLCVNGTGEPGEIGATLSGSNYKFTAEGAHGYLVDDDKRAQDASVKVVCPGEVTSLDLAKEYYSCGTFWVGKVTNCSSELSIPDKPIYLTSNVPEEISTEENGDGYINMRGSILHIDIETDDSNDENNNLNANLEIQLQSTNGIKSSSRLISTAGHHEIGIDILSNVFGFDPQHVSKIIITSDNNIYIKNIHIANKCSNKLSIECEKAHFDPNKGWKVDVKVHPMSPSIKCSYTSSDNNIEPLENIIGCTNSETFLTYKENGYYWLGSAPSFTVTALDNNGSTVSCTVTGENLGTFTPTCSVIPTNITTGSDAPTFSFKIGEPRLGPGWDRVTANYRVSLDDDVIKEGSAKLGSNQNISSDTKPSSGEHQYKVETWFGNGPYASMWAQSCTADFNVEDGVQKTPPTINCESSEVDNNGSFTVSISNPDEIQYTYTFGVTDPLGNVFAGQSGSSNETSLAYSYTPGMAGSGTYRYSITINGGETQTCTKTLSVTSTLSATCPTTITNQNPENIINVSASAQITINGHTSDCTDCEYKILYNNVQKNENNELFFYDNNATGTRTYRFEVSDNEGHNYSCNFNVSFQSQQSGDIELTYGGNWTFISEGTHKIACTGNKNSGQLICKCPNAEWNYYDCQMRYNGMLVEVQSNQTQGKTVDGQNTKCYNGYIANVEILAPKTSPAPNSNQSTPQGKGMYCRHDW, encoded by the coding sequence ATGTTTAACAAAAAAGGTGTTTCTCTTATAACAGTTCTTCTATTCATGCTTGTTGCGACAATTGCCGCAACAGCTACATTCAAATGGCTGACATCCGAAAACAAGTCGTCCTCCTCTAGAATGGAAATACAAGAAGCAAGGCTGAGCGCCAATGCAGGCATTCAGAGTATCAGAGCTTGGATGACCAATAACGCAAATGATGTCGGCGCCTTAATAAAGCAATACCTTTTGAATGGGAAACAGCCGATATTGCTAAACAGTCGCGTCGCAGCCCACATAAACAGAAAGCAAAATTTTAACGTATGGCTTACAGGCGTAACAGAAATCAACGGACACCACAAATTAAAGATACTATCCGAAGGTATTTCTCGTGACAATTCCAAATACACAGAAGCAGCCATAATTAACGTTTCAGGACTTTACCAAGTCACTCCTCCAGAAGAAGAAGTCGAAATTAAAAATATCGCTTATGATTACTCCTACTTCGGAGCTTCTATTTCCAACCACGGATCGGCAAAACTATCATCAATGCTCATTAACGGAAACTGGTACGGAAATCCTCTTGGAATTGACAAGAACATCATTATCACAGGTAACGCAAAACTATCCGGTAACAACGTCTACATTTACGGAACAGGCTGTTTCGGAGGTGATTTATTTGCAGATAACGGCATTGACGCCGCAAACATCTATGTAGCAGGGACTTCAAAACAATTTGGCACAAAGAACGCCATAGGTGTTTCAAACCACGCCTATTTTGATGGAGTTCTGGAACAGGACCAAAATAGAGAAATCAGAATTGGCGGAAACATGACATCCAATAATAAAGTCAAAACTAGCATGGGTACAGGAAGTGCGGCTTTTACAATTGAAGGAAATCTGTGCCTTGGCCCAAATGCACAAGTTCAAATTGGCGGAATGCAAGGCACGACTACACAATACAACTGCGACTTTCGTGTTGATGGAGATGTCTGGATTACACACCCATATTCTTTCTATGCAAGAGATCCAAATCATGGGGATTTTCACGAGCACTATAATAAAATCATCTTAGGCAACAAGAATTCATCTAAAGTATATATTATAGATGCTTACCCTCATCGCGATTACGTAAAACTGAGAGAAAATAAAACATTTATAGAAAACTCAAGTTACAGACAACACTGCAGTAATCCTATATCAATTGGTTATGGACAATACGGCTGTTACAATAAAAACTCAAATAGTTCTGAAAGAGAATACCACCAATGGGACTATTGGCATGATGATTCAAGAACTCCATACGGCTATATCGCACCGAATTCAGATATGTACTACTTTTATTACGTTGAGCCAGGAGTAACAGATGTCGAATTTAAAGAATACAACAATACATATTGGAAAAATAGAACCGCAGGTGCATGGGAATCGCCTTCGGCTATGGGGGCCTATTTTATAGGTGGCAAAGTCTATCACAAAACAAATGAACCAAATACATGGGCAGAATACAATTATGGAGACGGATTTCCACAAAAAAGGTCCCCCTATTGTATTCACAACAATGACAAATTTCGCCCAGAATGCCATGTATCGCCATGGTTTAAGTCAAATGGTACTGTCACACACAATTTACCATCATCAAGACCAATAGCCTGTGCCGACTCTGTAAGAAAAGTTTGCTACGACATATGGAAAGAAAAACCAGGATGCGATGGAGCTAAATTTAAAGTTGATGATATTTTAAAAACTGCATACGATGCATTCGAAGATTATGCAAATAAAGGATGTGCTAAAGACATCACAGAAATGGACGAAAACTTTGTTACAAACGCAAATAGCTGTTATGATACAAATATCAAAGATGAAGAAAAAAAGAAAACTGATCTCTATAATGGGTATTTAGTTGTAAAGGTTACATCCACACAAAAAAAGGATTATTCAGAAGGACTTAAAGGAAAATTCATAATCATCGTAACAAACAAGCCCTCGCAAATGGCGCCCCCACCCACAGCAGGCATCAATGATTATGTATTTCTGTACTTACAAGAAGGCGCAGGAGAAATAGTCGGACAAGGAACCGACACTTACAACTACTTCATTTACACAAAGGGAAATGTAGGCTCATCATCATACAATGCGGCAGACAATTCTATATCTCCGAGTGGAGGCATTCTCTTCAACAACGCAACCCTTAGCGGTTCCGTCTACGCTGAAGCCGCAAGTTGTTCAAAAGTTGCGGCACTCACATCAAATAAGGAAATGAAATTCAACCATGATTTGCTCAACAGCCTCAACCAAAGCAGAATTATTTGCGACGCTTCTGTCACTAATTGTGGAGGTGTAGCCACAAGTTCATCTTCTGTCGCCGAACCGACAAGTTCAGCATCAGCAGAAGGAGCCATTAACGGGAAAGACCCTTACTTTATATCCATTGCACCACAGCTAGGAATAACTCTTGAAACACAATACAAGTCATCAGAAGATACACCTGCAGATGCTGCAGAACTAGATCCTTCAATATTAATCCTTCCTCGCATCATTTATCTCCCAAAAGATGCACCAGGAACATTAGCAGACTACTATTCTGTCATCAACTTAAATGGAGCAAACGAAGTCAAGAACGCTTCAAACGTGTCATGCAATCCTTCTATTCCACCAACAGGGAAAATGTACACATCTTCCTATTTGGACGTCGGTACGCACAGATGCGAATATAAATCACAAAACTATGGCGATATCCCATTCTACGTTGTAGTTTCAGACGCAAGTGGTGATCTCCCAGAAGTCAATTTCACAGAACGTGATCAATCACTAGAATTAGGAGAAGAAGTCACCGTATCCGTAAAAATCGACAAATCCAAAGCCGTCAACGGAAAAATAAAATTTGATTTTTCTTTTGGAGACATTCCTTCTGGATGGACTGTTACGCCACCTAGTGGAGCAACCTACATCAAGGAACGCTCAGGAGGATTTTCCGGTAGACATTATTACACCGTAGAAGTTACACCTAATGCGTCCGAAGATCAAATAATCGATGTCTTAAAGGTATCAACAGAAGCAGATGCTCAAGACGGAGACATTCACATATCTTTAACTACGCCAACTGAGCAATGCATCATCGGAGGCTCTAAAAACACTCATCATGTTTACGTAAGAGGCCATTTATATATAACCAGAGCCTCCATATCCGACTACTGTGATAACTTCACTTGTGATGCAGCGACTCTAGAAAAAAGCCATTATCCAGACTGCATCTATGAGGGTGAATGGATTACGGTCAGTGGTACAGGCTGTAGTGAAATTGTCAAAAATGACCGGTGGTCATGCCTAACGAATACGGCAATTTCTCTTGTATCCGTAAACGAATCCGATATTCCATCCAACTGCGAAATCGTCATACCAACAGACAACAATAGCATCGATGAACCACACAGTGGTGAATCTCAAAATCTTTACGCATCACTAAAACACAAAAAAGTGGAACTGACAGTCAAGCTCAATGACAACAAAGATGACGACACGTATGTTCGCGTTTACGACCAAATGACATCTACTGAGCACCGTTGCACAAAAAACAGCACCCCCTATCCTTGCCAATATAACATCATCGCAGGCGCTCCAATTATCATTTCTCATGAGGATTACGGTGAAGACAAAGAAAGTTTTGCTTTTTGGAGATGTTCTGGAGATAATTGCTCAAAATCTACCTATTACAATGATGAAGAAGAATTCAGATTCTACAGCAGTCATACAATTACTGCTGATTACGGTGTTGAATCCCATTGCTATTACGATGATTTTTCACAAACAACGGCATTTTGCGACACTGACGCGGAAAACTGCATAGATACATGCGCAACAATTATTGAAGGAGGGCAAGTATGCGATCCTAGAAACAGCAAACAACCAAAATCACACTGGCTAATGACATACCACAACAATGGCAAAGGAAACAATTCCAATTACATTCGACCTAATTTTGGCTCAGGCTCTATTTTCGCCCCCAATAACCAGAATGGAAACAATCAGAGCGGAAAAGTATCGGTAATTCTCAGAAACAAGAATGCAGGACAATATGGTACAATGAACGCCCTTATACAAACAGCCATTCTTGCAAGTTCAAATCCAAATGAATTCTTAAATACGGGATTTATTTTTAGGAGTAACGGGAAAGAACACTTAATACTAAACGTTTATGGAACTAGTACTGCAGGAAAAAGCTCAGGAGACTTAACATTCCGAGTTTGCAAAGTGGTTGGCCAAGCAATAAACAATAAAAATCAAGGTGATTGCAAACTTATTCCAAAAGGAAAAGACGTATTGAATGTACCCATATCCAGCACGGATTTCATCAAAGTGGCTTTCACAATCGACAATAAAGATTTATTAACGGTTAATGCTAGCGTAAATAACAAAGCATGGTCCGGCGAACTCAGTATCAAGGACTTTGGGTTCAACGACATTACACATACCTACGTTGGTTTCAGTTTAGCAGATCCTGAATTTAAAATATTTGATAATGGCTGGACATCAGCCTCGTTCAATGACCAATGCTGGGAACTTCCCTCGATATCATGTTCCTTCGCTGACAAATATGTAGGCGAAACGGTTCCCCTTAATGAAGAGGTCACCCCCAAAGTCATTATATCCAGTTGGTTTACTGATAAAAATTGTGTAATAGAATACCACTACAACGGATGTGACAATGCAACATCTCTCTGCGTAAACGGCACAGGCGAACCTGGAGAAATCGGAGCGACATTGTCGGGAAGCAATTACAAATTTACAGCGGAAGGAGCTCATGGATACCTTGTAGATGATGATAAAAGGGCCCAAGATGCATCCGTAAAAGTCGTTTGTCCAGGAGAAGTTACAAGTCTGGACCTTGCTAAAGAATACTATAGCTGTGGCACATTCTGGGTTGGAAAGGTTACTAATTGCTCAAGTGAACTTTCTATACCTGATAAGCCCATATATTTAACAAGCAACGTTCCTGAAGAAATTTCAACAGAAGAAAATGGCGATGGATACATAAACATGCGTGGCTCCATTTTGCATATTGATATTGAAACAGACGACTCAAATGACGAAAACAATAACCTTAACGCTAATTTGGAAATTCAATTACAGTCAACAAACGGAATAAAAAGTTCGTCAAGATTAATCAGTACTGCCGGACATCACGAAATTGGAATTGACATTTTATCAAACGTTTTTGGATTTGATCCACAGCATGTTTCAAAAATCATTATTACAAGCGACAACAACATCTATATTAAAAACATCCATATAGCAAACAAATGCTCAAACAAGCTTTCTATTGAATGTGAAAAAGCGCATTTTGATCCTAATAAAGGGTGGAAAGTCGATGTAAAAGTCCACCCGATGAGTCCAAGCATAAAATGCTCTTACACATCATCAGACAACAATATAGAACCCCTTGAAAACATCATCGGATGCACAAATTCAGAGACGTTCTTAACATATAAGGAAAACGGTTACTATTGGTTGGGCAGCGCCCCCTCCTTTACAGTAACAGCTTTGGACAACAATGGTTCCACAGTTTCTTGCACAGTCACAGGAGAAAATTTAGGAACATTTACACCCACCTGTAGCGTAATCCCAACAAACATTACCACAGGCAGTGATGCACCTACATTCTCATTTAAAATCGGTGAACCAAGGCTCGGACCTGGCTGGGATAGAGTAACAGCCAATTATAGAGTATCCTTAGACGACGATGTTATAAAAGAAGGCAGTGCAAAATTAGGATCCAACCAAAACATATCATCAGACACAAAGCCTTCCAGTGGCGAACATCAATACAAGGTTGAAACTTGGTTCGGAAATGGACCATACGCATCAATGTGGGCACAGTCCTGCACTGCCGATTTCAACGTTGAAGACGGTGTCCAGAAAACCCCACCAACAATCAACTGCGAATCAAGCGAAGTAGACAATAATGGATCATTCACAGTTAGCATCAGCAACCCCGATGAAATCCAATACACCTATACCTTCGGAGTTACCGACCCATTAGGTAATGTTTTTGCCGGTCAAAGCGGTTCAAGTAATGAAACAAGCCTTGCATATTCTTATACTCCAGGAATGGCGGGATCCGGAACCTATAGGTACTCCATCACAATCAATGGTGGGGAAACACAAACGTGTACAAAAACTCTATCAGTAACTTCGACTCTTTCAGCAACTTGCCCTACAACAATCACCAATCAAAATCCAGAAAACATTATCAATGTGAGTGCAAGCGCTCAGATTACCATAAATGGCCATACTTCGGATTGTACAGATTGCGAATACAAAATACTCTACAACAATGTACAGAAAAACGAAAACAATGAACTATTTTTCTACGACAATAACGCTACAGGAACTAGAACTTATCGTTTTGAGGTTTCGGACAACGAAGGACACAACTATTCTTGTAACTTCAATGTGTCTTTCCAAAGCCAACAAAGTGGAGATATCGAACTCACTTACGGAGGTAATTGGACTTTCATTAGTGAGGGAACGCACAAAATTGCATGCACAGGAAATAAAAATTCAGGACAATTAATATGTAAATGTCCCAATGCCGAATGGAATTATTACGATTGTCAAATGAGATACAACGGTATGCTTGTAGAAGTTCAATCCAACCAAACTCAAGGAAAGACCGTTGACGGGCAAAATACCAAATGCTACAATGGATACATCGCAAATGTAGAGATACTCGCTCCAAAAACATCCCCAGCACCAAACTCTAATCAATCAACACCACAAGGCAAAGGCATGTACTGTAGACACGATTGGTAA
- a CDS encoding glycoside hydrolase family 9 protein, translating to MRIYKLSPIFSAAVLLSAGVASAETKFFYNQVGYDVDQPISVIVQSENLADGAEFSVMSGGTAVKTGKLSTGSNPDNWLNSGKFYVADLTGLKAGKYTLQVSENGQTQNSGEFTVEENALAKNTLATVLNYFYEDRADDPTVEGWDKNMSVYKSDKKLDVHGGWYDASGDVSKYFSHLSYANYLNPQQIPLTVWSLAFASERIPNLLGSTATKAKTADEAAYGADFLVRMLAEEGYFYMTVFDNWGSPFGKREICAFSGKDGDKSADYQTAFREGGGMAIAALASAARLNLKGDFTSEQYLAAAEKAYKHLSEKQGIGKSCAYCDDGKENIIDDYTALLAATELYAATKTQSYLDDAYDRAEHLASRVSKDGYFWSDDAKTRPFWHASDAGLPLVALARYSEVVGAIDEDAGIEVHGRPFPYWVCLTMIGGGCVNESIDNVRNAIRSHFDWLVKITNKVDNPFGYARQTYKTQDKIKDGFFIPHDNESNYWWQGEDARLASLSAAIMYANRIIDGEYRNVTTSDVLKYATDQLDWILGKNPYATCMMYGKGLKNPKKYDGQSEYDATLEGGIANGITGKNQDGSGIAWTDDGVGAVGFDSEKESWQVWRWDEQWLPHSTWYLMALVERYDEVTKPVEFSVGLPKSVAAAKFGISLVGKTLSLDLPKSAVGRSVKILNVQGKVQMQKIAQSKNETMNVNALKSGLYLVQIQGFSAKKFVVK from the coding sequence ATGCGTATCTATAAGCTTTCCCCGATTTTTTCGGCCGCAGTTCTTTTGAGCGCGGGCGTTGCCTCTGCCGAAACCAAGTTTTTCTACAATCAGGTTGGTTACGATGTCGACCAGCCGATTTCCGTGATTGTCCAAAGCGAGAATCTTGCGGATGGTGCTGAATTTAGCGTGATGTCGGGTGGGACGGCTGTCAAGACGGGTAAGCTCTCGACGGGTTCGAATCCGGACAACTGGCTGAATAGTGGCAAGTTTTATGTGGCGGATTTGACTGGCCTTAAGGCGGGCAAGTACACGCTCCAGGTTTCCGAGAATGGTCAAACGCAGAATTCGGGCGAATTTACGGTTGAAGAAAACGCGCTTGCGAAAAATACGCTTGCAACGGTACTTAATTACTTCTATGAAGACCGTGCGGATGACCCGACTGTTGAAGGTTGGGACAAGAACATGTCCGTTTACAAGTCCGACAAAAAGCTTGATGTGCATGGCGGCTGGTACGATGCAAGCGGCGATGTGAGCAAGTATTTTAGTCATCTCTCTTATGCGAACTACTTGAATCCGCAGCAGATTCCTTTGACGGTTTGGTCGCTTGCCTTTGCCTCGGAACGCATCCCGAATTTGCTAGGCTCGACTGCGACTAAGGCAAAAACGGCTGATGAAGCCGCTTATGGCGCGGATTTTTTGGTGCGTATGCTTGCCGAAGAAGGTTACTTTTACATGACCGTGTTTGACAACTGGGGCTCACCTTTTGGCAAACGTGAAATTTGTGCGTTCAGCGGTAAGGATGGCGATAAGAGTGCCGATTACCAGACTGCGTTCCGCGAAGGCGGTGGCATGGCAATTGCTGCGCTTGCAAGTGCGGCGAGACTTAACCTGAAAGGTGACTTTACAAGCGAACAATACTTGGCAGCGGCTGAAAAGGCATATAAGCATTTGTCCGAAAAACAGGGAATCGGCAAATCATGTGCCTACTGCGACGATGGTAAAGAAAACATCATTGACGATTACACAGCGCTTTTGGCGGCGACGGAACTTTATGCGGCGACCAAGACGCAGAGCTATTTGGATGATGCTTATGACCGTGCCGAACACTTGGCATCTCGTGTCAGTAAAGATGGCTATTTCTGGAGCGATGATGCGAAGACTCGTCCGTTCTGGCATGCAAGCGATGCGGGGCTTCCGTTGGTTGCCCTTGCTCGTTATAGTGAGGTTGTTGGCGCTATTGACGAAGATGCCGGCATAGAAGTTCATGGTCGGCCATTCCCTTATTGGGTTTGCCTTACTATGATTGGTGGTGGTTGCGTGAACGAATCTATCGATAATGTTCGTAATGCCATTAGGTCTCATTTTGACTGGCTTGTTAAAATTACGAATAAGGTTGATAACCCGTTTGGTTATGCCCGCCAGACTTACAAGACTCAGGACAAAATAAAGGATGGATTCTTTATCCCGCACGATAATGAAAGTAATTATTGGTGGCAGGGTGAAGATGCTCGCCTTGCAAGTCTTTCTGCGGCGATAATGTACGCAAATCGCATTATTGACGGCGAATATAGGAATGTTACCACGAGTGATGTGCTAAAATATGCTACGGATCAGCTCGACTGGATTTTGGGCAAGAACCCGTATGCAACGTGCATGATGTACGGCAAGGGACTTAAGAATCCGAAAAAGTATGATGGCCAGTCCGAATACGACGCGACGCTTGAAGGCGGCATTGCAAACGGCATTACCGGCAAGAATCAGGATGGCTCGGGCATTGCCTGGACTGACGACGGCGTTGGTGCAGTGGGCTTTGATTCTGAAAAGGAATCTTGGCAGGTGTGGCGCTGGGATGAACAGTGGCTGCCGCACAGCACATGGTACTTGATGGCGCTCGTGGAACGCTATGATGAAGTGACAAAGCCTGTGGAATTCTCTGTTGGACTTCCGAAGTCTGTGGCTGCGGCAAAGTTCGGCATCTCGCTAGTTGGCAAGACGCTCTCGCTTGATTTGCCGAAATCCGCGGTGGGGCGTTCCGTCAAGATTTTGAATGTGCAGGGCAAAGTACAAATGCAAAAGATCGCCCAAAGCAAGAACGAAACGATGAACGTGAACGCACTCAAGAGCGGACTTTATCTTGTGCAAATTCAGGGTTTCTCCGCCAAGAAGTTTGTTGTAAAGTAA